In one window of Qipengyuania gaetbuli DNA:
- the soxR gene encoding redox-sensitive transcriptional activator SoxR: MKANDLLTIGELARRTGLSVSAIRFYEDKGLVAALRTSGNQRRFLRGDIRRLSFILIAQRLGLSLAEIEQAMASLPQGRTPNAPDWKKISRTVRERIEAQIAALEKVREDLDGCIGCGCLSLKKCALYNADDRWGESGSGPRVLR; encoded by the coding sequence ATGAAAGCGAACGACCTGCTCACCATCGGCGAACTGGCGCGGCGCACCGGCCTGTCAGTTTCGGCCATCCGTTTCTACGAAGACAAGGGGCTGGTCGCGGCGCTGCGAACCTCCGGCAACCAGAGGCGATTCCTGCGGGGTGACATCAGGCGGCTCAGCTTCATCCTGATCGCGCAAAGGCTCGGACTGTCGCTGGCGGAGATCGAGCAGGCCATGGCCTCGCTACCCCAGGGGCGAACGCCCAATGCGCCGGACTGGAAGAAAATCAGCCGCACCGTGCGCGAGCGCATCGAGGCGCAGATCGCGGCGCTGGAGAAGGTCCGCGAAGACCTCGACGGTTGTATCGGCTGCGGCTGTCTCAGCCTGAAGAAATGCGCGCTCTACAATGCGGACGACCGGTGGGGGGAGAGCGGCAGCGGGCCGCGCGTGCTGCGCTAG
- a CDS encoding TonB family protein: protein MAAPVTPVLAQQAEDSTLNSADAGWRDAPRRWSLRVASRAQQIYQLEVVRLGFEGRVEAMVRIGVDGTVRDCAVHRSSGAAELDALVCRAIAQSPPAPVNMDAGGQAQEVAVVLRVEFVMVDDLPPAGEGSETD from the coding sequence GTGGCTGCGCCCGTCACGCCTGTGCTGGCGCAGCAGGCCGAAGATTCCACGCTCAACTCCGCAGATGCAGGCTGGAGGGATGCCCCCCGCAGGTGGAGCTTGCGGGTGGCGAGCCGGGCGCAGCAGATCTACCAGCTTGAAGTCGTGCGCCTTGGCTTCGAGGGCCGGGTGGAGGCGATGGTCAGGATCGGTGTCGACGGGACGGTACGCGACTGTGCCGTGCACCGGTCGAGCGGAGCAGCCGAGCTCGACGCACTGGTTTGCCGGGCCATAGCCCAATCGCCTCCCGCGCCCGTCAATATGGACGCCGGAGGACAGGCGCAGGAAGTGGCCGTGGTCCTCCGGGTGGAGTTCGTCATGGTCGACGATTTGCCTCCTGCGGGAGAGGGTAGCGAAACCGACTAG
- a CDS encoding SixA phosphatase family protein, whose protein sequence is MKILGLLRHAKSDWGQSDKRDFDRGLNARGRKGARLIGEHIRDHGVKWDRLVASPAERVKLTLGEAAVGPEPEWDRRLYLASTETICDVIGETNDSVDALLMAGHNPGFGDMVFELVSPKNENDLFDEAKVKFPTAAFAVFELDIDSWADLKEGCGKLVHFARPRDLDAELGPEY, encoded by the coding sequence GTGAAGATCCTGGGCCTATTGCGCCACGCCAAGTCCGATTGGGGGCAGAGCGACAAGCGCGATTTCGACCGGGGCCTGAATGCGCGCGGCCGCAAGGGAGCACGCCTGATCGGCGAACATATCCGCGATCACGGGGTCAAGTGGGACCGGCTCGTGGCAAGCCCTGCCGAGCGGGTGAAACTCACGCTTGGCGAAGCGGCCGTTGGGCCCGAGCCCGAATGGGACCGCCGCCTCTACCTCGCCTCTACCGAGACGATCTGCGACGTGATCGGCGAAACCAACGACAGCGTCGATGCCCTGCTGATGGCCGGCCATAATCCAGGTTTCGGCGACATGGTCTTCGAACTGGTCTCACCCAAAAACGAGAACGACCTGTTCGACGAAGCGAAGGTGAAATTCCCGACGGCCGCCTTTGCGGTCTTCGAGCTCGATATCGACAGCTGGGCCGACCTGAAGGAGGGCTGCGGCAAACTGGTCCATTTCGCCCGCCCGCGCGATCTCGATGCGGAGCTGGGGCCGGAATACTAG
- a CDS encoding ATP-dependent DNA helicase produces the protein MVESVSQPLPLPALHASHAGTWLRDANGSTRGCSKGEAVMAAADTPLLMMNAPLVASRLGYPDLSGLDLLELFAFVHPARFCVPTPKGLAHALELDEPADDADVPLLLQKAAGALVATCESENWAEREGAWSTLQSLTRLRWPWANVLAPHVRKPERAEKWLFTKLPEWEEAAERPQPAQVLIDEPEIEAQLERLTGEGAERRDGQRLFSRGAGHVFSPRDRQKRPHVLLAQAGTGIGKTLGYLAPASLWAEKSGGTVWVSTYTKNLQRQLRRESTRAWPATRPDGSPPVVVRKGRENYLCLLNLEDALQGGFSGRPAVLAQLVARWAAYTQDGDMIGGDLPGWLGTLFRKRGIAALTDQRGECVYAGCPHYRKCFIERSARNAAQADLVIANHALVMVNAARGRDPNARPTRIVFDEGHHVFDAADSTFSAALTGQEAIELRRWIIGPEKNSRGRRRGLAARLADVASYDDAGGEAVEAAVEAAQALPSDGWLGRLVEGTPFGPLEALLAQVRAVTYARDESGQEAGYGIETETSQLPGELVEAAGTAAQALAAIRSPLLKLAGRLEAVLEDAPDWLDGQGRARIEGARHSLAWRVDLIAAWEALLSRLGGPSDPEFVDWLAVDRNDAREFDVGIYRHWLDPMKPFAKVVLEPAHGVMLTSATLTDRDEGGPDWPHAIAKSGTPHLELVPKTQQADSPFDYAGRAEVLIVTDIRKGDIPALAGAYARLIEASDGGVLGLFTAIRRMRAVYGRIADRLARAGLPLYAQHVDPIDTGTLTDIFRDDPRASLLGTDALRDGVDVPGRSLRCVVMESVPWPRPTILHRARRAAAAEEEGGAQRYDDRIIRARLAQAFGRLIRSREDSGHFVVLSPAFPTRLLSAFPEGTPVLRVTLDEALQRVAKGVGTKAFEAVESESS, from the coding sequence ATGGTCGAATCCGTGAGCCAGCCGCTGCCCCTCCCTGCCCTCCACGCCAGCCATGCCGGAACCTGGCTGCGCGATGCGAACGGATCGACGCGCGGCTGTTCCAAGGGCGAGGCGGTCATGGCGGCTGCCGACACGCCGCTCCTCATGATGAACGCGCCGCTCGTGGCGAGCAGGCTGGGCTATCCCGACCTGTCCGGCCTCGACCTGCTGGAGCTGTTCGCTTTCGTCCATCCGGCCCGCTTTTGCGTTCCCACGCCGAAGGGGCTGGCCCATGCCCTCGAGCTGGATGAGCCTGCGGATGACGCGGACGTGCCGCTGCTCCTGCAAAAGGCGGCAGGCGCGCTGGTTGCGACGTGCGAAAGCGAGAACTGGGCGGAACGCGAGGGCGCGTGGTCCACGCTGCAATCGCTGACCCGCCTGCGCTGGCCATGGGCAAACGTGCTCGCACCCCATGTGCGCAAGCCCGAAAGGGCCGAGAAATGGCTCTTCACCAAACTTCCCGAGTGGGAAGAGGCGGCAGAGCGTCCCCAACCCGCACAGGTCCTGATCGACGAGCCTGAGATCGAGGCGCAGCTCGAACGGCTGACCGGCGAAGGAGCAGAGCGGCGGGACGGGCAACGGCTGTTCTCGCGCGGAGCGGGCCATGTCTTCTCGCCGCGAGACCGGCAAAAGCGGCCCCATGTCCTCCTCGCGCAGGCAGGAACCGGCATCGGCAAAACGCTGGGCTACCTTGCCCCCGCCTCGCTGTGGGCCGAGAAATCCGGCGGGACGGTCTGGGTCAGCACCTACACCAAGAACCTCCAACGCCAGCTGCGCCGCGAAAGCACGCGGGCCTGGCCGGCCACCCGGCCCGACGGCTCGCCCCCCGTGGTGGTGCGCAAGGGGCGCGAGAATTATCTCTGCCTGCTGAACCTTGAAGATGCGTTGCAGGGCGGGTTCTCGGGCCGGCCGGCAGTGCTGGCACAGCTGGTCGCGCGCTGGGCCGCCTATACGCAGGACGGCGACATGATCGGCGGCGACCTGCCCGGCTGGCTGGGAACGCTGTTCCGCAAGCGCGGCATCGCGGCGCTGACCGACCAGCGGGGCGAGTGCGTCTATGCCGGCTGCCCGCATTACCGCAAATGCTTCATCGAACGCAGCGCGCGGAACGCGGCGCAGGCCGATCTCGTCATCGCCAACCACGCGCTGGTGATGGTCAATGCTGCCCGCGGACGCGATCCGAACGCACGGCCCACGCGCATCGTGTTCGACGAGGGCCACCACGTGTTCGACGCGGCCGACAGCACCTTCTCGGCCGCGCTGACCGGGCAGGAAGCGATCGAGCTGCGGCGCTGGATCATCGGGCCGGAAAAGAACAGCCGCGGACGGCGCCGCGGCCTTGCCGCACGCCTTGCCGATGTCGCCAGCTATGACGATGCGGGCGGCGAAGCGGTGGAGGCCGCGGTGGAAGCGGCGCAGGCGCTGCCTTCCGACGGGTGGCTCGGGCGGCTGGTCGAAGGCACGCCTTTCGGACCGCTCGAGGCGCTGCTCGCGCAGGTTCGCGCCGTCACCTATGCGCGCGATGAAAGCGGTCAGGAGGCAGGATACGGGATCGAGACCGAAACCTCTCAATTGCCCGGCGAACTGGTCGAGGCCGCAGGTACCGCGGCGCAGGCGCTTGCCGCGATCCGCTCGCCGCTGCTGAAGCTTGCAGGCCGCCTCGAAGCGGTGCTGGAAGACGCGCCCGACTGGCTCGACGGACAAGGCCGCGCACGGATCGAAGGCGCGCGCCACTCGCTCGCCTGGAGGGTGGACCTCATTGCGGCATGGGAAGCCCTGCTATCGCGCCTTGGTGGCCCTTCGGACCCGGAATTCGTCGACTGGCTGGCAGTGGACCGGAACGACGCGCGCGAATTCGATGTCGGCATCTACCGTCACTGGCTCGACCCGATGAAGCCTTTCGCCAAGGTCGTGCTGGAGCCCGCACATGGCGTCATGCTGACCAGCGCCACGCTGACCGATCGCGACGAGGGCGGACCCGACTGGCCCCACGCCATCGCCAAGAGCGGCACCCCGCACCTAGAACTGGTGCCCAAGACCCAGCAGGCGGACAGCCCGTTCGACTATGCCGGGCGCGCCGAGGTCCTGATCGTGACCGATATCCGCAAAGGCGACATCCCCGCGCTGGCCGGTGCCTATGCCCGCCTGATCGAGGCGAGCGATGGCGGCGTGCTCGGCCTGTTCACCGCCATCAGGAGGATGCGGGCGGTCTATGGCCGGATTGCCGACCGGCTCGCCCGGGCGGGCCTGCCGCTCTATGCCCAGCACGTCGACCCGATCGATACCGGCACGCTGACCGACATTTTCCGTGATGACCCCCGCGCCAGCCTCCTCGGCACCGATGCCCTGCGCGACGGGGTGGACGTGCCCGGCCGTTCGCTGCGCTGCGTGGTCATGGAAAGCGTGCCGTGGCCGCGTCCCACCATCCTCCACCGAGCACGCCGTGCGGCAGCGGCAGAGGAGGAAGGCGGCGCGCAGCGCTACGATGATCGCATCATCCGCGCGCGGCTGGCGCAGGCCTTTGGGCGGCTCATCCGCAGCCGCGAGGATTCGGGCCATTTCGTCGTGCTCTCGCCGGCGTTTCCCACCCGCTTGTTGTCGGCCTTTCCCGAAGGCACGCCTGTTTTGCGCGTCACGCTCGACGAGGCTTTACAGCGCGTCGCTAAGGGTGTTGGAACGAAAGCATTCGAAGCTGTGGAGAGCGAATCCTCGTGA
- a CDS encoding methionine gamma-lyase has translation MSRTKLSGFASRAIHHGYDPAENQGALTPPMHLASTFAFESAEQGGAIFAGEQPGYFYSRISNPTVDLLEQRLAVLEGAEAGVAAASGMGAITAVMWSILQAGDEIVTDETLYGCTFAFFRHGLAKFGVKVTHVDLTDPEALEAAMNDRVKVVYFETPANPNMRLVDIAAISAVAKRHGAEVVVDNTYATPALTRPIELGADIVVHSATKYLGGHGDLVGGLVAGRAEMMQKVRLEGLKDMTGAVMSPFTATLIMRGLKTLSLRMERHSRTALEVAQWLEAQPQVAAVHYPGLESFAQHELAKRQMALPGGMIAFDLVGGYDQGIRFMNRLEMIIRAVSLGDAETLIQHPASMTHSTYTPKERAAHGIGEGLLRLSIGLEEAEDIFADLEQALAASELSIAA, from the coding sequence ATGAGTCGCACCAAGCTTTCCGGTTTCGCAAGCCGCGCCATCCATCACGGTTACGATCCGGCCGAAAACCAAGGCGCTCTCACGCCGCCCATGCACCTTGCGTCCACTTTTGCCTTCGAAAGCGCCGAACAGGGCGGCGCCATCTTTGCCGGCGAACAGCCCGGCTATTTCTATTCGCGGATCTCGAATCCTACGGTCGACCTGCTGGAGCAGCGCCTTGCCGTGCTCGAAGGTGCGGAGGCGGGAGTTGCCGCCGCCAGCGGAATGGGCGCGATCACGGCGGTCATGTGGAGCATCCTGCAAGCCGGCGACGAAATCGTCACCGACGAGACTCTTTACGGCTGCACCTTCGCCTTCTTCCGGCACGGGCTGGCGAAGTTCGGCGTCAAGGTCACCCATGTCGACCTGACCGATCCCGAAGCGCTGGAAGCGGCCATGAACGATCGAGTCAAAGTGGTCTATTTCGAAACCCCGGCGAACCCGAACATGCGGCTCGTCGACATCGCCGCGATCAGCGCGGTTGCGAAGCGTCACGGTGCGGAGGTCGTCGTCGACAACACCTATGCGACGCCTGCCCTTACCCGCCCGATCGAGCTTGGCGCCGATATCGTCGTCCATTCCGCGACGAAATACCTCGGTGGTCATGGCGACCTTGTCGGAGGGCTTGTCGCGGGCAGGGCCGAGATGATGCAGAAGGTCCGCCTCGAAGGCCTGAAGGACATGACGGGCGCCGTCATGAGCCCCTTCACCGCCACGCTGATCATGCGCGGCCTCAAGACGCTGTCCCTCCGCATGGAACGCCATAGCCGCACCGCGCTGGAAGTCGCGCAATGGCTCGAAGCGCAGCCGCAGGTCGCAGCGGTCCACTATCCGGGGCTGGAAAGCTTCGCCCAACACGAACTGGCAAAGCGTCAGATGGCGCTTCCGGGCGGGATGATCGCTTTCGACCTCGTCGGCGGCTACGACCAGGGCATCCGCTTCATGAACCGGCTGGAAATGATCATCCGCGCCGTTTCGCTCGGCGATGCCGAAACGCTGATCCAGCACCCGGCAAGCATGACGCATTCCACCTACACGCCCAAAGAGCGCGCGGCCCACGGCATCGGGGAAGGCCTGCTGCGCCTGTCCATCGGGCTGGAAGAGGCCGAGGACATCTTCGCCGATCTCGAGCAGGCACTGGCTGCATCGGAACTCTCCATCGCCGCGTGA
- a CDS encoding Lrp/AsnC family transcriptional regulator, producing the protein MDGKDRQILRELQRDGRLTNAELADRVNLSPSPCLRRVRNLEKAGVIERYVALVDREAAGYPVTAFVQVTLARHDREVVDTFEQRVRETPQILSCHLLTGSSDYLLQIVVAGLDDYETFMRETLHTTPGIATINTSFVYGTVKDTVELP; encoded by the coding sequence TTGGACGGGAAAGATCGCCAGATCCTGAGAGAGCTGCAGCGCGACGGGCGCCTCACCAATGCGGAACTGGCGGACCGCGTGAACCTATCCCCTTCGCCCTGTTTGCGACGCGTGAGGAACCTGGAGAAGGCGGGCGTCATCGAACGCTATGTCGCGCTCGTCGACCGGGAGGCGGCAGGCTATCCGGTGACGGCGTTCGTGCAGGTGACGCTGGCTCGCCATGACCGCGAGGTGGTCGATACTTTCGAGCAGCGAGTGCGCGAAACGCCGCAGATCCTCTCCTGCCACCTGCTGACCGGGAGCTCCGATTACCTGCTGCAGATCGTGGTCGCCGGTCTCGACGATTACGAGACCTTCATGCGCGAAACGCTTCACACCACGCCGGGCATCGCAACCATCAACACCAGCTTCGTCTACGGCACCGTGAAGGACACGGTCGAGCTTCCTTAG
- a CDS encoding DUF3137 domain-containing protein encodes MIEYPDADRLMAGELGEWLDGQRTTRRLAIEKSNNRIFNIAIVLLPLLGVLWVFGFSPFDIPIFVWVVAGGLAWAWTQKPKFDAKKQVKSGINEAIAKSLGLEYCHDCEGSEAFEQSRAFHMLPSHDRSSFEDMWSGHAGPHPFLLHEAHLEERRGSGKNQRWVTVFRGAILSIGFEERFHGTTLLAPDGHFSKFFGGAKDTIKVEGTILDRAQMVSPEFEDRYDVYSTDQTEARWMMHPEYIERLLSMESAFGGRDSSVLFTGGTMVMAINGGDMFESGSLDHHEDGHLVSETIRQFAQLADAALALNRIRSDQVRTPATRL; translated from the coding sequence GTGATCGAATATCCCGATGCGGATCGGCTGATGGCGGGCGAACTGGGCGAATGGCTGGATGGCCAACGCACCACGCGCCGCCTCGCGATCGAGAAGTCGAACAACCGCATCTTCAATATCGCCATCGTCCTACTGCCCCTGCTCGGCGTCCTCTGGGTGTTCGGCTTCTCGCCCTTCGACATTCCCATATTCGTCTGGGTGGTCGCAGGTGGCCTCGCTTGGGCATGGACCCAGAAACCCAAATTCGACGCGAAGAAGCAGGTCAAATCGGGCATCAACGAAGCCATCGCGAAGTCGCTGGGGCTCGAATATTGCCACGACTGCGAGGGAAGCGAGGCATTCGAGCAGTCGCGCGCATTCCACATGCTACCTTCGCACGACCGTTCCAGCTTCGAGGATATGTGGTCGGGCCATGCAGGCCCCCACCCCTTCCTGCTGCACGAGGCACATCTCGAGGAGCGGCGCGGGTCGGGCAAGAACCAGCGCTGGGTCACTGTCTTTCGCGGCGCGATCCTGTCGATCGGGTTCGAAGAGCGATTCCACGGCACCACCCTGCTCGCCCCCGACGGGCATTTCAGCAAGTTCTTCGGCGGGGCGAAGGACACCATCAAGGTCGAGGGGACCATTCTCGACCGTGCGCAGATGGTGAGCCCCGAATTCGAGGACCGCTACGATGTCTATTCCACCGACCAGACCGAGGCGCGCTGGATGATGCATCCCGAATATATCGAGCGCCTGCTGTCGATGGAAAGCGCCTTCGGCGGCAGGGACAGCTCGGTCCTGTTCACCGGCGGCACGATGGTCATGGCGATCAACGGCGGCGACATGTTCGAAAGTGGGTCGCTCGACCACCACGAGGATGGCCATCTCGTGAGCGAGACGATCCGCCAGTTCGCCCAGCTTGCCGACGCGGCGCTGGCCCTCAATCGGATACGCTCCGACCAGGTGCGGACGCCCGCAACCCGCCTCTAA